One window of the Anomalospiza imberbis isolate Cuckoo-Finch-1a 21T00152 chromosome 12, ASM3175350v1, whole genome shotgun sequence genome contains the following:
- the ATXN1L gene encoding ataxin-1-like isoform X3 produces MRAGHERSQECLPPKKRELAAANTGTEAGRAGGAQGSGEGPEWARTARPAPATPRYGPGEAPEAAAGLTVDQYGMLYKVAAPPATFSPTGLHPVVNVSPLPPAFNVTSPIIQHPAVPFPSIHYAQIPSASLQLIGSHYTVPYAVPPAFMPSPLLSPSTNLTAPHVPHFVPYASLFTEEAAPSPQTTSPTHSFNKSTSAASPGQMQHHTAPQPVDMAPGRIPVYYQMSRLPPGYSAYEAPVAGGNPESPQQDSQLSSEVAAANGGQRPLEQSVARRPSEAVDSASSAAEDCLPPGAAAGSMGDGQFLPGYQMLGREISVPTHRSTPDADLEVQRVVGVLASQDYHVLAARRKDDPSPLNLCHNTLDGQGDMLRNTTDGAAAGNSHSRSPCGMSPEETVRQRQLAKGMVIANGKPVLVPVGSEPVRSSTSEALLRESPDAQARGYVLEKELAQLQPPSSSQLPSHFMKGAIIQLATGELKRVEDLQTQDFVRSAEECI; encoded by the exons ATGAGAGCGGGCCACGAGCGGAGCCAGGAGTGTCTCCCGCCCAAGAAGCGGGAACTTGCCGCAGCCAACACTGGCACCGAGGCGGGACGGGCGGGGGGAGCCCAGGGCTCGGGCGAGGGCCCCGAGTGGGCTCGCACGGCTCGGCCGGCTCCCGCCACACCGCGCTACGGTCCTGGCGAGGCCcccgaggcggcggcggggctgaCGGTGGACCAATACGGGATGCTCTACAAAGTGGCAGCACCGCCTGCCACATTCTCCCCCACGGGCCTGCACCCCGTGGTGAACGTGAGCCCCCTGCCCCCAGCCTTCAACGTGACCTCGCCCATCATCCAGCACCCGGCGGTGCCCTTCCCCTCCATCCACTATGCACAGATCCCTTCGGCTTCCCTGCAGCTCATCGGTTCCCACTACACAGTGCCCTATGCCGTCCCTCCTGCCTTCATGCCTAGTCCTCTCCTGTCTCCTTCCACCAACCTCActgccccccatgtcccccactTTGTTCCATATGCCTCCCTGTTCACGGAAGAAGCTGCCCCTTCCCCCCAGACTACCTCTCCCACCCACAGCTTCAACAAATCCAcctctgcagcctctcctgggcAGATGCAGCACCACACTGCGCCCCAACCAGTGGACATGGCACCGGGAAGAATTCCTGTTTATTATCAGATGTCCCGCCTCCCACCAGGCTATTCAGCCTATGAGGCACCTGTAGCAGGTGGGAACCCAGAGTCTCCTCAGCAAGACAGTCAGCTGAGCTCCGAGGTGGCTGCGGCCAATGGTGGGCAGAGGCCCCTGGAGCAAAGTGTGGCCAGGAGGCCCAGCGAGGCTGTGGACTCTGCTAGCAGTGCAGCTGAGGACTGTCTgcccccaggggctgcagcaggatctATGGGTGATGGACAGTTCCTTCCAGGTTACCAGATGCTGGGAAGAGAGATCTCTGTGCCTACTCACAGGAGCACCCCAGATGCTGATCTGGAGGTTCAGAGGGTGGTGGGGGTGTTGGCATCTCAGGATTATCATGTTCTGGCAGCCCGGAGGAAAGATGACCCAAGCCCTTTAAACCTTTGCCATAATACCCTTGATGGGCAGGGAGACATGCTGAGGAACACCACAGatggggctgcagctgggaacagccACTCCCGGAGCCCATGTGGAATGTCCCCCGAAGAGACTGTTAGACAGAGACAGTTAGCCAAAGGAATGGTGATAGCCAATGGCAAGCCAGTACTTGTTCCCGTTGGATCTGAGCCCGTCAGGTCTTCCACTTCAGAAGCCCTGCTGAGGGAGAGCCCAGATGCCCAGGCTCGAGGATATGTACTTGAAAAGGAGCTGGCCCAGTTGCAGCCACCCAGCTCCTCACAACTGCCCTCTCACTTCATGAAAGGAGCCATCATCCAGCTGGCGACGGGAGAGCTGAAGCGGGTGGAGGACCTGCAGACTCAAGACTTTGTTCGCAGTGCGGAG GAATGCATTTGA
- the ATXN1L gene encoding ataxin-1-like isoform X1, producing MRAGHERSQECLPPKKRELAAANTGTEAGRAGGAQGSGEGPEWARTARPAPATPRYGPGEAPEAAAGLTVDQYGMLYKVAAPPATFSPTGLHPVVNVSPLPPAFNVTSPIIQHPAVPFPSIHYAQIPSASLQLIGSHYTVPYAVPPAFMPSPLLSPSTNLTAPHVPHFVPYASLFTEEAAPSPQTTSPTHSFNKSTSAASPGQMQHHTAPQPVDMAPGRIPVYYQMSRLPPGYSAYEAPVAGGNPESPQQDSQLSSEVAAANGGQRPLEQSVARRPSEAVDSASSAAEDCLPPGAAAGSMGDGQFLPGYQMLGREISVPTHRSTPDADLEVQRVVGVLASQDYHVLAARRKDDPSPLNLCHNTLDGQGDMLRNTTDGAAAGNSHSRSPCGMSPEETVRQRQLAKGMVIANGKPVLVPVGSEPVRSSTSEALLRESPDAQARGYVLEKELAQLQPPSSSQLPSHFMKGAIIQLATGELKRVEDLQTQDFVRSAEVSGGLKIDSSTVVDIQESQWPGLVTLHFVVGEQQSKVSIDVPPEHPFFVYGQGWSSCSPGRTAQLFALPCHRLQVGDVCISISLQSMNGNSASQANSPLTDQLICARERLERTAQGPREPSDRAGERKSHTDRTSTAQSSRAESSQPEAGSLYSLAPGFQRYSMQAEEPRPSLLRPSFIPQEVKLSIEGRSNAGK from the coding sequence ATGAGAGCGGGCCACGAGCGGAGCCAGGAGTGTCTCCCGCCCAAGAAGCGGGAACTTGCCGCAGCCAACACTGGCACCGAGGCGGGACGGGCGGGGGGAGCCCAGGGCTCGGGCGAGGGCCCCGAGTGGGCTCGCACGGCTCGGCCGGCTCCCGCCACACCGCGCTACGGTCCTGGCGAGGCCcccgaggcggcggcggggctgaCGGTGGACCAATACGGGATGCTCTACAAAGTGGCAGCACCGCCTGCCACATTCTCCCCCACGGGCCTGCACCCCGTGGTGAACGTGAGCCCCCTGCCCCCAGCCTTCAACGTGACCTCGCCCATCATCCAGCACCCGGCGGTGCCCTTCCCCTCCATCCACTATGCACAGATCCCTTCGGCTTCCCTGCAGCTCATCGGTTCCCACTACACAGTGCCCTATGCCGTCCCTCCTGCCTTCATGCCTAGTCCTCTCCTGTCTCCTTCCACCAACCTCActgccccccatgtcccccactTTGTTCCATATGCCTCCCTGTTCACGGAAGAAGCTGCCCCTTCCCCCCAGACTACCTCTCCCACCCACAGCTTCAACAAATCCAcctctgcagcctctcctgggcAGATGCAGCACCACACTGCGCCCCAACCAGTGGACATGGCACCGGGAAGAATTCCTGTTTATTATCAGATGTCCCGCCTCCCACCAGGCTATTCAGCCTATGAGGCACCTGTAGCAGGTGGGAACCCAGAGTCTCCTCAGCAAGACAGTCAGCTGAGCTCCGAGGTGGCTGCGGCCAATGGTGGGCAGAGGCCCCTGGAGCAAAGTGTGGCCAGGAGGCCCAGCGAGGCTGTGGACTCTGCTAGCAGTGCAGCTGAGGACTGTCTgcccccaggggctgcagcaggatctATGGGTGATGGACAGTTCCTTCCAGGTTACCAGATGCTGGGAAGAGAGATCTCTGTGCCTACTCACAGGAGCACCCCAGATGCTGATCTGGAGGTTCAGAGGGTGGTGGGGGTGTTGGCATCTCAGGATTATCATGTTCTGGCAGCCCGGAGGAAAGATGACCCAAGCCCTTTAAACCTTTGCCATAATACCCTTGATGGGCAGGGAGACATGCTGAGGAACACCACAGatggggctgcagctgggaacagccACTCCCGGAGCCCATGTGGAATGTCCCCCGAAGAGACTGTTAGACAGAGACAGTTAGCCAAAGGAATGGTGATAGCCAATGGCAAGCCAGTACTTGTTCCCGTTGGATCTGAGCCCGTCAGGTCTTCCACTTCAGAAGCCCTGCTGAGGGAGAGCCCAGATGCCCAGGCTCGAGGATATGTACTTGAAAAGGAGCTGGCCCAGTTGCAGCCACCCAGCTCCTCACAACTGCCCTCTCACTTCATGAAAGGAGCCATCATCCAGCTGGCGACGGGAGAGCTGAAGCGGGTGGAGGACCTGCAGACTCAAGACTTTGTTCGCAGTGCGGAGGTGAGTGGAGGCCTGAAGATCGACTCCAGCACTGTGGTGGATATTCAGGAAAGCCAGTGGCCTGGGCTTGTCACACTGCATTTTGTGGTTGGGGAGCAACAAAGTAAAGTGAGCATTGATGTGCCCCCGGAGCATCCCTTCTTTGTGTATGGCCAGGGCTggtcctcctgcagccccgggAGGACTGCTCAGCTCTTTGCTTTGCCCTGTCACAGGCTGCAAGTGGGGGATGTCTGCATATCAATCAGTTTACAGAGCATGAATGGCAACTCTGCTTCTCAGGCCAACTCCCCTCTCACGGATCAGCTGATATGTGCTAGGGAGAGATTGGAACGAACAGCTCAGGGGCCCAGAGAGCCATCTGACAGAGCTGGTGAAAGGAAGAGCCACACAGATAGAACCAGCACGGCCCAGAGCTCCCGTGCAGAATCTTCtcagcctgaggctggcagtcTGTACAGTTTGGCCCCAGGCTTCCAAAGATACAGCATGCAGGCAGAGGAGCCTCGGCCCTCTCTGCTCCGTCCCTCTTTCATTCCCCAGGAGGTTAAGCTGTCTATTGAAGGGCGTTCGAATGCAGGGAAATGA
- the ATXN1L gene encoding ataxin-1-like isoform X2: MRAGHERSQECLPPKKRELAAANTGTEAGRAGGAQGSGEGPEWARTARPAPATPRYGPGEAPEAAAGLTVDQYGMLYKVAAPPATFSPTGLHPVVNVSPLPPAFNVTSPIIQHPAVPFPSIHYAQIPSASLQLIGSHYTVPYAVPPAFMPSPLLSPSTNLTAPHVPHFVPYASLFTEEAAPSPQTTSPTHSFNKSTSAASPGQMQHHTAPQPVDMAPGRIPVYYQMSRLPPGYSAYEAPVAGGNPESPQQDSQLSSEVAAANGGQRPLEQSVARRPSEAVDSASSAAEDCLPPGAAAGSMGDGQFLPGYQMLGREISVPTHRSTPDADLEVQRVVGVLASQDYHVLAARRKDDPSPLNLCHNTLDGQGDMLRNTTDGAAAGNSHSRSPCGMSPEETVRQRQLAKGMVIANGKPVLVPVGSEPVRSSTSEALLRESPDAQARGYVLEKELAQLQPPSSSQLPSHFMKGAIIQLATGELKRVEDLQTQDFVRSAEKCEKECCREDLRTQSMRLRRGAEEHQVYLSLKAAGTIMTAVTPLQKPSQH; the protein is encoded by the coding sequence ATGAGAGCGGGCCACGAGCGGAGCCAGGAGTGTCTCCCGCCCAAGAAGCGGGAACTTGCCGCAGCCAACACTGGCACCGAGGCGGGACGGGCGGGGGGAGCCCAGGGCTCGGGCGAGGGCCCCGAGTGGGCTCGCACGGCTCGGCCGGCTCCCGCCACACCGCGCTACGGTCCTGGCGAGGCCcccgaggcggcggcggggctgaCGGTGGACCAATACGGGATGCTCTACAAAGTGGCAGCACCGCCTGCCACATTCTCCCCCACGGGCCTGCACCCCGTGGTGAACGTGAGCCCCCTGCCCCCAGCCTTCAACGTGACCTCGCCCATCATCCAGCACCCGGCGGTGCCCTTCCCCTCCATCCACTATGCACAGATCCCTTCGGCTTCCCTGCAGCTCATCGGTTCCCACTACACAGTGCCCTATGCCGTCCCTCCTGCCTTCATGCCTAGTCCTCTCCTGTCTCCTTCCACCAACCTCActgccccccatgtcccccactTTGTTCCATATGCCTCCCTGTTCACGGAAGAAGCTGCCCCTTCCCCCCAGACTACCTCTCCCACCCACAGCTTCAACAAATCCAcctctgcagcctctcctgggcAGATGCAGCACCACACTGCGCCCCAACCAGTGGACATGGCACCGGGAAGAATTCCTGTTTATTATCAGATGTCCCGCCTCCCACCAGGCTATTCAGCCTATGAGGCACCTGTAGCAGGTGGGAACCCAGAGTCTCCTCAGCAAGACAGTCAGCTGAGCTCCGAGGTGGCTGCGGCCAATGGTGGGCAGAGGCCCCTGGAGCAAAGTGTGGCCAGGAGGCCCAGCGAGGCTGTGGACTCTGCTAGCAGTGCAGCTGAGGACTGTCTgcccccaggggctgcagcaggatctATGGGTGATGGACAGTTCCTTCCAGGTTACCAGATGCTGGGAAGAGAGATCTCTGTGCCTACTCACAGGAGCACCCCAGATGCTGATCTGGAGGTTCAGAGGGTGGTGGGGGTGTTGGCATCTCAGGATTATCATGTTCTGGCAGCCCGGAGGAAAGATGACCCAAGCCCTTTAAACCTTTGCCATAATACCCTTGATGGGCAGGGAGACATGCTGAGGAACACCACAGatggggctgcagctgggaacagccACTCCCGGAGCCCATGTGGAATGTCCCCCGAAGAGACTGTTAGACAGAGACAGTTAGCCAAAGGAATGGTGATAGCCAATGGCAAGCCAGTACTTGTTCCCGTTGGATCTGAGCCCGTCAGGTCTTCCACTTCAGAAGCCCTGCTGAGGGAGAGCCCAGATGCCCAGGCTCGAGGATATGTACTTGAAAAGGAGCTGGCCCAGTTGCAGCCACCCAGCTCCTCACAACTGCCCTCTCACTTCATGAAAGGAGCCATCATCCAGCTGGCGACGGGAGAGCTGAAGCGGGTGGAGGACCTGCAGACTCAAGACTTTGTTCGCAGTGCGGAG